From a region of the Lactuca sativa cultivar Salinas chromosome 4, Lsat_Salinas_v11, whole genome shotgun sequence genome:
- the LOC111914597 gene encoding FBD-associated F-box protein At2g26860-like, with translation MVPKSSLSKWIDKAVKLNVCELDINVQLFDLPLSLFTCKTLTNLKVFARYRNFGVLNVPPLVILPCLKTLDISVHSKRLVKAFRLINGCPVLESLSLLILPQEVGDYNFNIPTLKRLELRTNDFISRHKVVLNLPNLEYLYVDGMLGSNFVMEDLSSTISD, from the coding sequence ATGGTGCCAAAGTCATCTTTGTCAAAGTGGATCGATAAAGCAGTTAAGTTAAACGTTTGTGAGCTTGACATAAACGTTCAACTGTTTGATCTTCCCCTCAGCCTCTTCACTTGCAAGACGCTCACAAATCTAAAAGTATTTGCGAGATATCGTAATTTTGGGGTTTTAAATGTTCCACCTCTAGTCATACTTCCTTGTCTGAAAACCCTCGACATTAGTGTTCATAGTAAACGTCTTGTGAAGGCATTCAGACTCATCAATGGATGCCCGGTGCTTGAAAGTTTATCTCTGTTAATATTACCGCAGGAAGTCGGGGACTACAATTTCAACATCCCTACTTTGAAGAGACTGGAACTAAGAACAAATGATTTCATATCTAGACACAAAGTTGTTTTGAATCTCCCTAATCTTGAATACCTCTATGTCGATGGGATGTTAGGTTCAAATTTTGTGATGGAAGATTTATCATCTACAATTTCCGATTGA
- the LOC111914732 gene encoding 3-oxoacyl-[acyl-carrier-protein] synthase I, chloroplastic yields MQSQALLQSTQLRVSPLDPLRHHSFHINVKPLALPTPRRATIVMSASAPKRETDPKKRVVITGMGLVSVFGNDVDTYYEKLLAGESGIGLIDRFDASKFPTRFGGQIRGFTSDGYIDGKNDRRLDDCLRYCIVAGKKALEHADLGGDKLSKIDKERAGVLVGTGMGGLTVFSDGVKALIEKGPRKITPFFIPYAITNMGSALLAIDIGFMGPNYSISTACATSNYCFYAAANHIRRGEADMMIAGGTEAAIIPIGLGGFVACRALSQRNDDPQTASRPWDKDRDGFVMGEGAGVLVMESLEHAMKRGAPILAEYLGGAVNCDAYHMTDPRSDGLGVSSCIKSCLEDAGVSAEEVNYINAHATSTLVGDLAEVNAVKKVFKSTDGIKMNSTKSMIGHCLGAAGGLEAIASIKAIQTSWLHPTINQFNPEPAVEFDTVANIKQQHEVNVAISNSFGFGGHNSVVAFSAFKP; encoded by the exons ATGCAATCTCAAGCTCTTCTCCAATCAACCCAACTTCGGGTCTCCCCTCTCGACCCTCTTCGCCACCATTCATTCCACATCAATGTCAAACCCCTCGCACTCCCAACCCCACGCAGAGCCACCATCGTAATGTCCGCCTCCGCACCTAAACGCGAAACAGACCCCAAAAAACGTGTAGTCATTACAGGTATGGGTCTCGTATCCGTATTCGGAAACGACGTTGACACCTACTACGAGAAATTGTTAGCCGGAGAGAGCGGAATCGGGTTGATTGACAGGTTCGACGCATCCAAGTTTCCGACCCGATTCGGTGGTCAGATTCGTGGGTTTACATCCGATGGGTATATCGACGGTAAAAACGATCGGAGACTCGACGATTGCCTCCGTTATTGCATTGTTGCTGGTAAAAAAGCTCTTGAACATGCTGATCTTGGTGGCGATAAACTCTCTAAG ATTGATAAAGAGCGTGCTGGTGTCCTCGTTGGAACAGGAATGGGAGGTCTTACTGTGTTTTCCGATGGAGTCAAGGCTCTAATCGAAAAAGGTCCGAGAAAAATCACTCCGTTTTTCATTCCTTATGCGATTACAAACATGGGTTCAGCGTTGCTTGCTATTGATATCGGATTTATGGGACCAAATTACTCGATTTCAACTGCATGTGCTACTTCAAATTACTGCTTTTACGCTGCTGCAAATCATATTCGTAGAGGCGAAGCTGATATGATGATTGCTGGTGGAACTGAAGCTGCCATTATTCCAATTGGTTTGGGTGGTTTTGTAGCTTGTAGAGCTCTCTCTCAGAGAAATGATGATCCACAAACAGCCTCTAGGCCATGGGATAAAGATAGAGATGGTTTTGTCATGGGTGAAGGTGCTGGTGTTCTG GTGATGGAAAGCTTGGAACATGCAATGAAAAGGGGTGCACCGATACTTGCTGAATATTTAGGAGGAGCTGTAAATTGTGATGCTTATCATATGACTGATCCACGATCTGATGGGCTTGGTGTTTCTTCTTGTATTAAGAGTTGTCTTGAAGATGCTGGTGTGTCAGCAGAGGAG GTTAACTACATCAACGCGCATGCAACTTCGACATTGGTTGGTGATTTGGCTGAAGTAAATGCTGTAAAGAAGGTATTCAAAAGCACGGATGGGATCAAAATGAACTCGACCAAG TCTATGATTGGACATTGCTTAGGTGCAGCCGGAGGTCTAGAAGCCATTGCTAGCATTAAAGCCATTCAAACCTCATGGCTTCATCCTACCATTAATCAATTT AACCCAGAGCCTGCAGTTGAGTTTGACACAGTTGCAAATATTAAGCAACAACATGAAGTCAACGTTG CAATTTCAAATTCGTTTGGTTTTGGTGGACATAACTCCGTTGTGGCGTTCTCTGCATTTAAACCTTGA
- the LOC111914733 gene encoding 60S ribosomal protein L18a-3 gives MSYKFHQFQVVGRALPTETDEHPKIYRMKLWATNEVRAKSKFWYFLRKLKKVKKSNGQMLAINEIFEKNPTTIKNYGIWLRYQSRTGYHNMYKEYRDTTLNGGVEQMYTEMASRHRVRHHCIQVIKTATIPAKLCKRESTKQFHNSKIKFPLVFKKVRPPTRKLKTTYKASRPNLFV, from the exons atgagttacaaa TTCCATCAGTTTCAGGTTGTAGGCAGAGCCCTACCGACGGAGACAGatgaacatccgaagatctaTCGTATGAAGCTTTGGGCTACCAACGAAGTCCGTGCTAAGAGCAAGTTCTG GTACTTCCTCAGGAAACTAAAGAAGGTGAAGAAGAGCAATGGTCAGATGCTTGCCATTAATGAG ATTTTTGAGAAAAACCCAACGACTATTAAGAACTATGGTATTTGGTTGAGGTATCAATCGAGAACTGGATACCATAACATGTACAAGGAGTACAGGGACACAACCCTAAATGGTGGAGTTGAGCAGATGTACACTGAGATGGCTTCTCGACACAGGGTTCGTCACCATTGCATTCAGGTGATCAAGACAGCTACCATTCCTGCTAAGCTTTGCAAGAGAGAATCCACCAAACAATTCCATAACTCCAAGATCAAGTTCCCATTGGTGTTCAAGAAGGTTAGACCTCCAACTAGAAAACTCAAGACCACTTACAAAGCTTCAAGGCCTAATCTGTTTGTCTGA
- the LOC111914734 gene encoding two-pore potassium channel 3, protein MEKEPLIPSCSKIPITPSQFCNLPEDNEISIPAFEDMLIFDSPKSSSQEVDALNLRENIDNSSDSPKPFDSCSDSNVGSDPIPVLNQDLQIHIPHSWSVDPIHSFKKTNRQCSETTHNEFGQPSNPKSQQLASSSIARQWIVLLIMYLSLGVVIYCSRENFIDSETHVAVDAL, encoded by the coding sequence ATGGAAAAGGAACCGCTTATTCCATCGTGTTCGAAGATCCCAATAACACCGTCGCAATTCTGCAATCTACCGGAAGATAATGAAATCTCCATTCCGGCATTTGAAGATATGCTTATATTTGATTCTCCTAAATCGTCTTCACAAGAAGTTGATGCCCTAAATCTTAGAGAGAATATTGATAATTCTAGTGATTCCCCGAAACCCTTTGATTCTTGTTCAGATTCGAATGTGGGTTCAGATCCAATTCCTGTTTTAAATCAAGATTTACAAATTCATATCCCACATTCTTGGTCAGTGGATCCTATTCACTCGTTTAAGAAGACTAATCGACAATGTTCGGAAACTACTCACAACGAATTTGGTCAGCCTTCCAACCCTAAATCGCAGCAGTTAGCGTCTTCTTCGATTGCTCGACAATGGATCGTGTTATTGATCATGTATCTGTCACTTGGTGTGGTTATATATTGTAGTAGGGAAAATTTCATAGATTCTGAGACTCATGTGGCTGTTGATGCTCTTTAG